Proteins encoded together in one Pithys albifrons albifrons isolate INPA30051 chromosome 29, PitAlb_v1, whole genome shotgun sequence window:
- the CHMP7 gene encoding charged multivesicular body protein 7 isoform X2 yields the protein MCSPGSSSPGPAAAGDLPPEWESDDERMAFLFSAFKQSREVNSTEWDSKMAFWVGLVLARGRRRGAVRTCLRELQNGFERRGSVPLGLGTVLRELLRRGKLQRESDFMASVDSSWISWGVGVFILKPLKWTLSSVLGDSKIPEEEEVLIYMEVLQEKAEEVYRLYQNSALSSHPVVALSELQSLCASVCPDERTFYLLLLQLQKEKRVTILEQNGEKIVKFARGLHAKVSPMNDVDIGVYQLMQSEQLLSQKVESLSQEAEKCKEDARSACRAGKKQLALRCLKSKRRTERRIEELHSKLDAVQGILDRIYASQTDQMVFNAYQAGVGALKLSMKDVTVERAENLVDQIQELCDTQDEVAQTLAGVGINGLEMDTEELEKELDSLLQDSTKEPAELPPVPQKVLNPPISDAELEAELERLTVCDGDLAQKADSSASSKPETALGLNL from the exons ATGTGCAGCCCGGGGAGCAGCTCCCCTGGGCCGGCCGCGGCCGGCGACCTTCCCCCGGAGTGGGAGAGCGACGACGAGCGAATGGCCTTCCTGTTCTCGGCCTTCAAGCAGAGCCGCGAGGTGAACAGCACCGAGTGGGACAGCAAGATGGCCTTCTGGGTCGGGCTGGTGTTGGCCCGCGGGCGGCGGAGGGGCGCGGTGAGGACCTgcctgagggagctgcagaaCGGCTTCGAGCGGCGGGGCAGCGTCCCGCTGGGGCTGGGCACCGTCCTCAGGGAGCTGCTCAG gcGTGGGAAGCTCCAGAGGGAGTCAGACTTCATGGCCAGCGTAGACAGCAGCTGGATCTCCTGGGGTGTGGGAGTTTTCATCCTGAAACCCCTCAAGTGGACTCTGTCCAGTGTCCTGGGGGACAGCAAAAtacctgaggaggaggaggttcTGATTTACATGGAGGTGCTTCAG gaaaaggcagaggaagTTTATCGCCTCTACCAGAACTCTGCGCTCTCCTCTCACCCCGTCGTTGCCCTCTCGGAGCTCCAGTCCCTCTgtgccagtgtgtgcccagATGAAAGGACCTTCTACTtgttgctgctccagctgcagaaggaaaagagggTCACAATCCTGGAACAGAATGGAGAGAAG ATAGTGAAGTTTGCCCGAGGCCTCCACGCCAAAGTGTCCCCGATGAACGATGTGGACATTGGAGTGTATCAGTTGATGCAGAGTGAGCAGCTGCTGTCACAGAAGGTGGAGTCCCTTTCCCAGGAAGCAGAGAA GTGTAAAGAGGATGCCCGGAGTGCTTGTAGAGCTGGGAAAAAGCAACTG GCCCTGAGGTGTCTGAAGTCCAAGCGAAGGACAGAGCGGCGCATTGAGGAGCTCCATTCCAAGCTGGATGCAGTGCAGGGAATCCTGGATCGGATTTATGCCTCCCAGACTGACCAGATG GTATTTAATGCCTACCAGGCTGGTGTGGGAGCTCTGAAACTGTCCATGAAGGATGTGACTGTGGAGAGGGCAGAGAACCTGGTGGATCAGATACAAGAG CTTTGTGACACTCAAGATGAAGTAGCCCAGACTCTGGCTGGAGTGGGGATCAATGGTCTGG AGATGGACACTGAGGAactggagaaggagctggacAGTCTCCTCCAGGACTCGACTAAggagcctgcagagctgcctcctgttCCCCAGAAGGTGCTGAACCCCCCCATTTCTGATGCTGAGCTGGAGGCTGAACTGGAGCGGCTCACAGTGTGTGATGGAG ATTTGGCACAAAAGGCTGATTCATCTGCTTCCTCCAAACCTGAAACAGCTCTGGGACTGAATCTCTAA
- the CHMP7 gene encoding charged multivesicular body protein 7 isoform X1, which produces MCSPGSSSPGPAAAGDLPPEWESDDERMAFLFSAFKQSREVNSTEWDSKMAFWVGLVLARGRRRGAVRTCLRELQNGFERRGSVPLGLGTVLRELLRRGKLQRESDFMASVDSSWISWGVGVFILKPLKWTLSSVLGDSKIPEEEEVLIYMEVLQEKAEEVYRLYQNSALSSHPVVALSELQSLCASVCPDERTFYLLLLQLQKEKRVTILEQNGEKIVKFARGLHAKVSPMNDVDIGVYQLMQSEQLLSQKVESLSQEAEKCKEDARSACRAGKKQLALRCLKSKRRTERRIEELHSKLDAVQGILDRIYASQTDQMVFNAYQAGVGALKLSMKDVTVERAENLVDQIQELCDTQDEVAQTLAGVGINGLAEMDTEELEKELDSLLQDSTKEPAELPPVPQKVLNPPISDAELEAELERLTVCDGDLAQKADSSASSKPETALGLNL; this is translated from the exons ATGTGCAGCCCGGGGAGCAGCTCCCCTGGGCCGGCCGCGGCCGGCGACCTTCCCCCGGAGTGGGAGAGCGACGACGAGCGAATGGCCTTCCTGTTCTCGGCCTTCAAGCAGAGCCGCGAGGTGAACAGCACCGAGTGGGACAGCAAGATGGCCTTCTGGGTCGGGCTGGTGTTGGCCCGCGGGCGGCGGAGGGGCGCGGTGAGGACCTgcctgagggagctgcagaaCGGCTTCGAGCGGCGGGGCAGCGTCCCGCTGGGGCTGGGCACCGTCCTCAGGGAGCTGCTCAG gcGTGGGAAGCTCCAGAGGGAGTCAGACTTCATGGCCAGCGTAGACAGCAGCTGGATCTCCTGGGGTGTGGGAGTTTTCATCCTGAAACCCCTCAAGTGGACTCTGTCCAGTGTCCTGGGGGACAGCAAAAtacctgaggaggaggaggttcTGATTTACATGGAGGTGCTTCAG gaaaaggcagaggaagTTTATCGCCTCTACCAGAACTCTGCGCTCTCCTCTCACCCCGTCGTTGCCCTCTCGGAGCTCCAGTCCCTCTgtgccagtgtgtgcccagATGAAAGGACCTTCTACTtgttgctgctccagctgcagaaggaaaagagggTCACAATCCTGGAACAGAATGGAGAGAAG ATAGTGAAGTTTGCCCGAGGCCTCCACGCCAAAGTGTCCCCGATGAACGATGTGGACATTGGAGTGTATCAGTTGATGCAGAGTGAGCAGCTGCTGTCACAGAAGGTGGAGTCCCTTTCCCAGGAAGCAGAGAA GTGTAAAGAGGATGCCCGGAGTGCTTGTAGAGCTGGGAAAAAGCAACTG GCCCTGAGGTGTCTGAAGTCCAAGCGAAGGACAGAGCGGCGCATTGAGGAGCTCCATTCCAAGCTGGATGCAGTGCAGGGAATCCTGGATCGGATTTATGCCTCCCAGACTGACCAGATG GTATTTAATGCCTACCAGGCTGGTGTGGGAGCTCTGAAACTGTCCATGAAGGATGTGACTGTGGAGAGGGCAGAGAACCTGGTGGATCAGATACAAGAG CTTTGTGACACTCAAGATGAAGTAGCCCAGACTCTGGCTGGAGTGGGGATCAATGGTCTGG CAGAGATGGACACTGAGGAactggagaaggagctggacAGTCTCCTCCAGGACTCGACTAAggagcctgcagagctgcctcctgttCCCCAGAAGGTGCTGAACCCCCCCATTTCTGATGCTGAGCTGGAGGCTGAACTGGAGCGGCTCACAGTGTGTGATGGAG ATTTGGCACAAAAGGCTGATTCATCTGCTTCCTCCAAACCTGAAACAGCTCTGGGACTGAATCTCTAA